The Paenibacillus sp. RUD330 genome has a segment encoding these proteins:
- a CDS encoding S-layer homology domain-containing protein yields the protein MLKRFSAMFLLLALVLQLMPALPAQTASAAATGYFTFAKESSSPKSPRITTNGKISLEGSISNIDPSSITYSVIQVVNFKGTDDPTDDETGAKTEGVKGGIYLSGYNLTVNNVQLYSGLNRITFKGLQGGAEVSTSIYVMYHDGPVFYNLTARLDGSTFPMKENGTTVVQSGASRGRTSADIAITGNAPNASKVTIEVNGSSRTYNVSASNNYEFTISPLTIKKGKNLATIKVTNNNQTIETTREIAFYNGDVTFYDVNLNDGISSAALEYSPNFSIAKADLPKATLTGTLIVPNNKKIVDGKTVPNPNPSEAIKIFPSLDGAKLPAGGFDATPTVTKDSYSPEDAFYIYTFSIGLDKLKSDAYLFDRAYNLNLEAMNTVAGETQGVYNLKFTLRDAGAPFISEFNYIPGYKTTADLNLASKPLSGASLYDTPVAMELLIGNYSQEPLTINKVLDINGKSGTINTADLNIVDTSTVTRTIGGVNKTFTRIVLEVKKLPFEGTQTLFFKLGDNDAGSVTFNMLFGPFLQYSSIYDTMDIPYDTTKSTQLNDIIQNKLKNFDATLSNLNDMSEIRYSPVDGKAQTMFLYINNTPIEIAKNASDNNFAATEKGIATAASVMKAGGAFTLRFVYKGGKNNYENSITILLRQINLPKIPYSPDSIYPYSSELVSPLANDPNFPKQGSVYTTKEPYMNIYGTFDFIDLGTTIYEAQSNLENIVKDNTSSNYILKIDGSTLSKPIVWTLSNELRVVNDAALPKDQQTVSVLNENKTIGAIDKQGDKQPKLTVTYDLKTQSLSWVLTDQYLSKDGTSSVYNFYVYNNGEAGARASYRLEVDPTALPYKILRPLTSKRIVNQNYVEIVIDAPNAKTVTVGKQVAEKIAYDADNDGTIDYTTAYRVMVSGLKAGENKLKFTIANDNDTTSDTIVVTYAPTNIPGAGYMEEMKSSHKVFEGELTLAFPKSTTLIRRDYNVPEKLKNQVFTGHRLLFGIANPSDGVIDRHEFEQAPANFDLILESLGNMFDNTFSPNFNKAGKVFWIDAGLADNPQTDNVYDPLKYGIDPYQYPTADVPSYTDRPANRELVTSKEATLTLSYDSNIVDANGTFITVFHFDPKKPEWVNLGGVVDTKKHTVTVPFSEFGYYVVGQMKYSYLDVTSHPYARNYMEAMYAKGFINAAGNDEFGASLYTSRGEFATMMVKAMSIRLNYNTDPSKRLFNDVGVESTALWDYRYIETAFNEGYIRGKAPKVFEPTGNLTREDASVILARALKLKLETDPAKIEKALQKAFKDYGKIDYYARASVLAIYQKGYIQGSPVDSSDPKKGSVFEPQANLLRSDSSIILGKVLVSLKRLPKIN from the coding sequence GTGTTAAAACGATTCAGCGCAATGTTCCTGCTGCTGGCCCTGGTCCTGCAGCTGATGCCGGCTCTTCCCGCGCAGACGGCCAGCGCCGCCGCGACGGGGTACTTCACGTTTGCCAAGGAAAGCAGCAGTCCCAAAAGCCCCCGCATCACGACGAACGGCAAGATCAGCCTTGAAGGCTCGATCAGCAACATCGATCCTTCCAGCATTACGTACAGCGTCATTCAAGTCGTCAACTTCAAAGGCACCGACGACCCGACGGACGATGAAACGGGCGCCAAGACCGAAGGGGTGAAGGGCGGCATCTACCTGTCCGGCTACAACCTTACGGTGAACAACGTGCAGCTCTATTCCGGGCTGAACCGGATTACATTCAAAGGCCTCCAGGGCGGCGCCGAGGTCTCGACGTCGATCTATGTCATGTACCATGACGGTCCGGTCTTCTATAATCTCACCGCCCGCTTGGATGGCAGCACGTTCCCGATGAAAGAGAACGGAACGACCGTCGTTCAATCCGGCGCTTCGCGCGGCAGAACTTCCGCTGACATCGCGATTACGGGCAACGCGCCCAATGCATCCAAAGTGACGATCGAGGTCAACGGCTCCAGCCGGACTTATAATGTGTCGGCCTCCAACAATTACGAATTCACGATCTCTCCTTTGACGATCAAAAAAGGAAAGAACCTGGCTACCATCAAGGTGACCAACAACAACCAGACGATCGAGACGACACGCGAGATCGCTTTCTACAACGGTGATGTGACGTTCTACGACGTCAACCTGAACGATGGCATCAGCAGCGCGGCATTGGAGTATTCTCCGAACTTCTCCATAGCCAAAGCAGACCTTCCGAAAGCTACCCTTACAGGTACGCTCATCGTTCCGAACAACAAAAAGATCGTGGACGGCAAAACCGTTCCCAATCCGAACCCATCGGAAGCAATCAAGATTTTTCCGAGTCTGGACGGAGCGAAGCTTCCTGCAGGCGGATTTGATGCCACTCCTACGGTAACGAAGGACTCTTATTCTCCGGAAGATGCCTTCTACATTTATACCTTCAGCATCGGCCTGGACAAGCTGAAGTCCGATGCATACTTGTTCGACCGAGCCTACAATCTCAATCTGGAAGCCATGAATACGGTGGCGGGAGAGACGCAGGGCGTCTACAACCTGAAGTTCACGCTTCGGGATGCCGGAGCTCCGTTCATCAGCGAATTCAACTATATTCCGGGTTATAAAACGACGGCCGACCTCAACCTCGCGAGCAAGCCGCTCTCGGGAGCGAGCCTGTACGACACTCCTGTCGCCATGGAATTGCTGATCGGCAACTACTCGCAGGAACCCTTGACGATCAATAAGGTGCTTGATATCAATGGGAAAAGCGGCACAATCAACACCGCAGACTTGAATATCGTCGATACCTCCACGGTTACCCGCACGATCGGCGGAGTGAACAAAACCTTTACCCGCATCGTGCTCGAGGTGAAGAAGCTGCCTTTCGAAGGCACTCAGACGCTGTTCTTCAAGCTGGGCGACAACGACGCCGGCTCGGTCACCTTCAATATGCTTTTTGGACCGTTCCTTCAATACTCCAGCATCTACGATACAATGGATATTCCCTATGACACGACCAAGTCTACCCAATTGAACGACATCATCCAGAATAAGCTGAAAAATTTCGATGCGACGTTGAGCAATCTGAACGACATGTCGGAGATACGCTACAGCCCGGTTGACGGCAAAGCCCAAACGATGTTCCTGTACATCAACAATACGCCAATCGAAATTGCCAAAAATGCTAGCGACAACAACTTCGCTGCGACCGAAAAGGGCATCGCGACAGCCGCATCCGTTATGAAGGCGGGAGGGGCGTTCACGCTTCGCTTCGTATACAAGGGCGGCAAAAACAACTATGAGAATTCCATCACCATTTTATTGAGACAAATCAATTTGCCGAAGATTCCTTACTCTCCGGACAGCATCTATCCATACAGCAGCGAATTGGTTTCGCCGCTTGCGAATGATCCCAATTTCCCCAAGCAAGGCAGCGTCTACACGACCAAGGAACCGTACATGAACATTTACGGCACCTTTGACTTTATCGATTTGGGGACAACGATCTACGAAGCCCAAAGCAATCTTGAAAACATTGTTAAAGACAACACCAGCTCCAACTATATTTTGAAGATCGACGGCAGCACGCTGTCCAAGCCGATTGTCTGGACTCTCAGCAACGAGCTGCGTGTCGTCAACGATGCGGCATTGCCGAAGGACCAGCAGACGGTGAGCGTCCTGAACGAAAACAAGACGATCGGGGCCATCGACAAGCAAGGGGACAAGCAGCCGAAGCTTACCGTCACCTATGACTTGAAGACGCAGAGCCTCTCATGGGTTCTGACCGATCAATATCTCAGCAAGGACGGCACATCGAGCGTTTACAACTTCTATGTCTACAACAACGGCGAAGCCGGCGCTCGCGCCAGCTACCGCCTGGAGGTGGATCCTACGGCTCTGCCGTACAAGATTCTGCGTCCGCTCACGTCCAAGCGCATCGTCAACCAGAACTACGTGGAGATCGTCATCGACGCTCCTAATGCCAAGACCGTCACGGTAGGCAAGCAGGTCGCTGAAAAGATCGCCTACGACGCCGACAATGACGGCACCATCGATTATACGACCGCCTATCGGGTCATGGTATCCGGACTCAAGGCTGGCGAGAACAAGCTCAAGTTCACGATCGCCAACGACAACGATACGACCAGCGATACGATCGTGGTGACTTATGCTCCGACCAATATTCCGGGCGCCGGTTACATGGAAGAAATGAAGAGCTCCCACAAAGTATTCGAAGGCGAACTGACGCTTGCCTTCCCTAAGTCGACGACGCTCATCCGCCGCGACTACAACGTGCCGGAGAAGCTCAAGAACCAAGTGTTCACCGGGCATCGCCTGCTGTTCGGCATCGCCAATCCATCCGACGGCGTCATCGATCGGCATGAATTCGAGCAGGCTCCGGCCAACTTCGATCTGATTCTGGAGAGCCTGGGCAACATGTTCGACAATACCTTCTCCCCCAACTTCAACAAAGCGGGCAAGGTGTTCTGGATCGATGCGGGACTTGCGGACAATCCGCAGACCGACAACGTCTATGATCCTCTTAAGTATGGCATCGATCCGTACCAGTATCCGACCGCCGACGTGCCTTCCTACACGGACCGTCCTGCGAACCGCGAGCTGGTCACATCCAAGGAAGCGACGCTGACGCTGAGTTATGATTCCAACATTGTTGACGCCAACGGCACGTTCATTACGGTCTTCCACTTCGATCCGAAGAAGCCGGAATGGGTGAACCTCGGCGGCGTCGTCGACACCAAGAAGCACACGGTAACCGTGCCGTTCTCGGAGTTCGGCTACTACGTGGTCGGACAGATGAAATATTCCTATCTGGACGTCACGTCCCATCCGTATGCACGAAACTATATGGAAGCGATGTATGCCAAAGGCTTCATCAATGCCGCCGGCAACGACGAGTTCGGCGCGAGCCTGTACACTTCGCGCGGCGAATTCGCGACGATGATGGTGAAGGCGATGTCCATCCGCCTCAACTACAATACCGATCCAAGCAAGCGGCTCTTCAATGACGTGGGAGTCGAGAGCACGGCGCTGTGGGATTACCGCTACATCGAAACGGCCTTCAACGAAGGCTACATCCGCGGCAAGGCTCCGAAGGTGTTCGAGCCTACGGGCAACCTGACGCGCGAGGATGCCTCGGTTATTCTCGCCCGCGCGCTCAAGCTCAAGCTGGAGACGGATCCGGCAAAAATCGAGAAGGCGCTCCAAAAGGCTTTCAAGGATTACGGCAAGATCGATTACTACGCCCGCGCTTCGGTTCTGGCTATTTACCAGAAAGGCTATATCCAGGGCTCGCCGGTCGATTCCAGCGATCCGAAGAAAGGCAGCGTATTCGAACCGCAAGCGAACCTGCTTCGTTCCGATTCCTCCATTATTCTGGGCAAAGTGCTGGTCAGCCTGAAACGGCTTCCGAAAATCAATTAA
- a CDS encoding MraY family glycosyltransferase, with translation MTYIVGFAVALILAVSLTPLVKRFAFKIGAIDKPNARKVHTRIMPRLGGLAIYLAFIGSFFLLLPFIPEGLLSAYDTNLIRAMLAGGTIIVLTGALDDRFELSAKVKLMFQLVAACVVVFGFDVKIDLLNIPFGQDMQEISSWLSIPLTIFWIVGVTNAINLIDGLDGLAAGVSGIAIGTILIMACFLGFEPIILMSSLLLGGILGFLVFNFHPAKIFMGDSGSLFLGFSLATLSMIGFKQVTIVSFVTPLLIIGVPMADTFFAIIRRWVNKRPIFAPDKGHLHHCLRELGFSHRKTVLIIYGVAAFFGACAIVQSIVVQSHAANWVTFVVISLLVFAMQIGAELIGIVDKTKRPLLNLLARMRMKPHHERGK, from the coding sequence ATGACTTATATCGTCGGTTTCGCAGTCGCTCTGATCCTGGCCGTCTCGCTGACGCCGCTCGTCAAGCGCTTCGCGTTCAAGATCGGCGCCATCGACAAGCCGAATGCCCGCAAGGTCCATACGCGCATCATGCCGCGGCTGGGAGGCCTGGCGATCTATCTCGCCTTTATCGGTTCGTTCTTCCTGCTGCTTCCGTTCATTCCGGAAGGGCTGCTGAGCGCCTACGATACGAATCTGATCCGCGCGATGCTGGCGGGCGGCACGATCATCGTGCTGACCGGCGCTCTCGACGACCGGTTCGAGCTGTCGGCCAAGGTGAAGCTGATGTTCCAGCTCGTGGCGGCTTGCGTCGTCGTCTTCGGCTTCGACGTGAAGATCGACCTGCTGAACATTCCGTTCGGCCAGGACATGCAGGAGATCTCCTCCTGGCTCAGCATCCCGCTGACGATCTTCTGGATCGTCGGCGTGACCAATGCGATCAACCTGATCGACGGCCTCGACGGTCTGGCGGCGGGAGTGTCGGGCATCGCGATCGGCACGATCCTCATCATGGCCTGCTTCCTCGGCTTCGAGCCGATCATCCTGATGAGCAGCCTGCTGCTCGGAGGCATCCTGGGCTTCCTGGTGTTCAACTTCCATCCGGCTAAAATATTCATGGGCGACTCCGGCTCGCTGTTCCTCGGCTTCAGCCTGGCGACGCTGTCCATGATCGGCTTCAAGCAAGTCACGATCGTATCCTTCGTAACGCCGCTCCTGATCATCGGGGTGCCGATGGCGGACACGTTCTTCGCCATCATCCGCCGCTGGGTCAACAAGCGGCCGATCTTCGCTCCCGACAAGGGGCATCTGCATCACTGCCTGCGGGAGCTCGGCTTCAGCCACCGCAAAACGGTATTGATCATTTACGGCGTAGCGGCTTTCTTCGGCGCCTGCGCGATCGTGCAGTCCATCGTGGTGCAGTCCCACGCAGCCAACTGGGTCACCTTCGTCGTCATCAGCCTGCTGGTGTTCGCGATGCAGATCGGCGCCGAGCTCATCGGCATCGTCGACAAGACGAAGCGGCCGCTGCTGAACCTGCTGGCGCGCATGCGCATGAAGCCGCATCACGAGCGCGGCAAATAA
- a CDS encoding WecB/TagA/CpsF family glycosyltransferase produces MGMDETVEYLTNVIERGQPCQVVTANPIMVMMGLEDPAFHRMLREAELVVPDGAGVVWAAGYVGQPVRERVPGFDLMRRLFLEGEERGWSAYLLGTTQEVIDEAAARLKAQYPGVTIAGTHHGYFGEQEDAEVIARIRAVSPDMLYVARSASTQEPWIARYKQELGVPLIMGVGGSFDIIAGRLKRAPVFMQKLRLEWFYRLLQQPSRFRRMLVLPQFALRVIREKEKVTKPY; encoded by the coding sequence ATGGGTATGGACGAAACCGTGGAGTATCTTACGAACGTTATTGAAAGAGGGCAGCCTTGCCAGGTCGTCACGGCGAATCCCATCATGGTCATGATGGGGCTCGAGGATCCCGCCTTCCACCGGATGCTGCGGGAAGCCGAGCTTGTCGTTCCGGACGGCGCGGGCGTCGTCTGGGCCGCCGGGTACGTGGGGCAGCCGGTCCGGGAAAGGGTGCCGGGCTTCGATCTGATGCGCCGCCTGTTCCTGGAAGGCGAGGAGCGCGGCTGGTCCGCCTATCTGCTCGGCACGACGCAGGAAGTCATCGATGAGGCCGCAGCGCGCCTGAAGGCGCAATACCCGGGCGTGACCATCGCGGGAACGCATCATGGCTATTTCGGGGAGCAGGAGGACGCCGAGGTCATCGCCCGGATCAGGGCGGTTTCTCCGGATATGCTGTACGTGGCCCGTTCCGCCTCTACGCAGGAGCCTTGGATCGCCCGCTACAAGCAGGAGCTTGGAGTGCCTCTCATCATGGGAGTCGGAGGAAGCTTCGATATTATCGCCGGCCGTTTGAAGAGAGCTCCGGTATTCATGCAGAAGCTGCGCCTGGAATGGTTTTACCGCCTTCTGCAGCAGCCTTCGCGGTTCCGGAGAATGCTCGTTCTGCCGCAATTCGCTCTGAGAGTGATTCGGGAGAAGGAAAAGGTGACAAAACCTTACTAG
- the csaB gene encoding polysaccharide pyruvyl transferase CsaB, which yields MADTAGSVSPIRKKIVISGYYGFRNSGDEAVLKSILLALRAEGEAQGVEIDPVVLSGDPAWTAEMYGVKAAHRMKPLELLRVIAGCDGLISGGGSLLQDVTGGKTIPYYTGIIKLAQLLGKPVFIYAQGIGPVLNRRMDGLIRHVMARSAYVSVRDDESAALLSRMGVPHERIDVVPDPVMGLPLPQGSQAAAGGGSAAAAGAPVVGVSLRHWRKDGADLDRAAEALAELARRRPVRLRFLPFHTPADAEASRQVMERLGTLGAGSSAELAAPGDDPQAMLLEVSRCDMLLGMRLHALIYAAGRRVPMLGLSYDPKIDQFLARLGDGPIATTEAMDAAAFADAAERLLDGGDGWRAEKAAAIDKLQQEARKPAQHIVQYLRQETKR from the coding sequence ATGGCTGACACCGCAGGTTCTGTCTCCCCGATCCGCAAGAAGATCGTCATCTCCGGCTATTACGGCTTCCGCAACAGCGGCGACGAAGCGGTTCTGAAGTCGATCCTGCTCGCCCTTCGCGCCGAGGGAGAAGCCCAGGGCGTGGAAATCGATCCTGTCGTGCTCTCCGGAGACCCGGCGTGGACGGCGGAGATGTACGGCGTCAAGGCGGCGCATCGCATGAAGCCGCTTGAGCTGCTGAGGGTCATCGCCGGCTGCGACGGCCTCATCAGCGGCGGCGGCAGCCTGCTGCAGGACGTGACGGGCGGCAAGACGATTCCCTACTATACGGGAATCATCAAGCTGGCCCAGCTGCTCGGCAAGCCGGTGTTCATCTACGCGCAGGGCATCGGCCCTGTGCTGAACCGCCGGATGGACGGCCTCATCCGGCATGTGATGGCCCGCAGCGCGTACGTATCCGTGCGCGACGACGAATCCGCGGCGCTGCTGTCGCGGATGGGCGTGCCGCATGAGCGGATCGATGTCGTGCCCGATCCGGTCATGGGCCTGCCGCTGCCGCAAGGCTCGCAGGCAGCGGCAGGCGGCGGCTCCGCCGCGGCGGCCGGCGCGCCGGTCGTCGGCGTATCCTTGCGCCATTGGCGCAAGGACGGAGCCGACCTGGACCGCGCGGCGGAGGCGCTGGCGGAGCTTGCGCGGCGCCGGCCCGTGCGCCTGCGCTTCCTCCCGTTCCACACCCCGGCGGATGCGGAGGCATCCCGCCAGGTCATGGAACGGCTCGGGACGCTCGGCGCCGGCAGCTCCGCCGAGCTCGCCGCCCCGGGCGACGACCCCCAGGCGATGCTGCTGGAGGTCAGCCGCTGCGACATGCTGCTCGGCATGCGCCTGCACGCGCTCATCTACGCGGCCGGCCGCCGTGTGCCGATGCTCGGCCTGAGCTATGATCCGAAAATCGACCAGTTTCTGGCCCGCCTCGGCGATGGCCCGATCGCCACGACGGAAGCCATGGACGCCGCCGCCTTCGCGGATGCCGCCGAGCGGCTTCTGGATGGCGGAGACGGCTGGAGAGCGGAGAAGGCGGCTGCGATCGACAAGCTCCAGCAGGAGGCCCGCAAGCCGGCGCAACATATTGTCCAGTACCTGCGTCAGGAAACGAAGAGGTGA
- a CDS encoding DUF5693 family protein, with amino-acid sequence MLKWQQWNRAARRIMWVLALIGVIAAIPIGANRWQMEKTSKQVEYVFDYSDLVLVASYQSRPVDYIKSELQKLKSHGVGTLSVFESRLDELENAGRLGLYSEAEAALLQGKPSPAGQNYTYLLFEGAREQAALEPMITERFTSDGIAVRPWELEGKRGLVLETPMAGAVLKSMAPDPLALTELHDAGFRLLPRLSDRIPYDPERVDALLAGFKSLGVTRILFDGAAVTGFADQAAAKSLTHFAQKLNEYGIGITAIENLKKPQSGLNTLAYLTHYNVTRLYSLSDKDAAALKPDVIADRFLLAAKDRNIRMFYLNAAPSANLEKGTVTDPMDNLYKSLDGPDGAIAKLDSFGFPSGEAHAFERSYPSWMKALKAVVALGAVSLIALLAGAFFNGLALIAFLLGLAGSAGLYVLNSSLMEQGLALGAAISAPTLAMIWAINRIRSHTEGQRRPVGGDWASAAGEGADRSFQLSPWSGMLGGLGQAGTRWVFRGLSAGRRLTMALSILAVASLISMLAIPIVIGLLNSMTYSLVLEQFRGVSLLHLAPIGLTAVYLFLFTGQSAWLSLRRVLGLQITILWCVAVAVIGAAGLYYLSRTGNSGTASSLELMFRNVLETTFGVRPRTKEFLLAHPLMLLGLFLALRYRAAWVLLIVGSMGQLSMVDTFAHIHTPIHISLIRILLGLGIGVVIGLILIAVWQIGEWLVRKFWPRERAANG; translated from the coding sequence GTGTTGAAGTGGCAGCAGTGGAACCGCGCGGCCCGCAGGATCATGTGGGTGCTGGCGCTGATCGGCGTCATCGCGGCAATTCCCATCGGGGCTAACCGGTGGCAGATGGAAAAGACCTCCAAGCAGGTCGAGTACGTGTTCGATTATTCGGATCTCGTGCTGGTGGCGTCCTATCAAAGCCGTCCGGTCGACTATATCAAGAGCGAGCTTCAAAAGCTGAAGTCGCATGGCGTCGGCACGCTTTCGGTGTTCGAGAGCCGGCTGGACGAGCTGGAGAACGCGGGAAGGCTGGGCTTGTACAGCGAGGCGGAAGCGGCGCTGCTGCAGGGCAAGCCATCGCCTGCCGGGCAGAACTACACGTACCTGCTGTTTGAAGGAGCCAGGGAGCAGGCGGCTCTGGAGCCGATGATCACCGAACGCTTCACAAGCGACGGCATCGCCGTGCGCCCGTGGGAGCTAGAAGGCAAGCGCGGCCTCGTGCTGGAGACGCCGATGGCCGGAGCGGTGCTGAAGTCGATGGCTCCCGATCCGCTCGCGCTGACGGAGCTGCATGACGCCGGCTTCCGCCTGCTGCCGCGTCTGTCGGACCGGATTCCTTACGATCCGGAGCGCGTGGATGCGCTGCTTGCCGGATTCAAGAGCCTCGGCGTCACCCGCATCCTGTTCGACGGCGCAGCGGTCACCGGCTTCGCCGATCAGGCGGCCGCCAAGTCGTTGACTCATTTTGCCCAGAAGCTCAATGAGTACGGAATCGGCATCACCGCCATCGAAAATCTCAAAAAACCCCAGTCGGGCCTGAATACGCTGGCCTATCTGACGCACTATAACGTTACGCGGCTTTATTCCCTCTCGGACAAAGACGCCGCCGCCCTGAAGCCGGACGTCATCGCCGACCGCTTCCTGCTTGCGGCCAAAGACCGCAACATCCGCATGTTCTACCTCAACGCGGCTCCTTCCGCCAACCTGGAAAAAGGGACGGTCACGGATCCGATGGACAATCTCTACAAGTCGCTTGACGGGCCGGACGGAGCGATCGCCAAGCTGGATTCGTTCGGGTTCCCTTCCGGCGAAGCCCATGCGTTCGAGCGTTCCTATCCAAGCTGGATGAAGGCGCTCAAAGCGGTCGTCGCCCTCGGGGCGGTCAGCCTGATCGCGCTGCTTGCCGGAGCCTTCTTCAACGGCCTGGCCTTGATCGCCTTCCTGCTCGGCCTCGCCGGCAGCGCCGGGCTGTATGTCCTGAACAGCTCTCTCATGGAGCAGGGATTGGCGCTCGGCGCCGCAATCAGCGCTCCGACGCTGGCGATGATCTGGGCGATCAACCGGATCCGCTCCCATACGGAAGGGCAGCGGCGGCCGGTCGGAGGCGATTGGGCTTCCGCGGCCGGCGAAGGCGCGGACCGCTCGTTCCAGCTGTCGCCTTGGAGCGGCATGCTGGGAGGGCTCGGACAAGCCGGCACCCGCTGGGTGTTCCGCGGCCTCTCGGCCGGCCGGCGCCTGACGATGGCGCTGAGCATTCTGGCCGTCGCCTCGCTGATCAGCATGCTGGCCATCCCGATCGTGATCGGGCTGCTCAACAGCATGACTTACAGCCTCGTGCTGGAGCAGTTCCGCGGCGTAAGCCTGCTCCATCTGGCGCCGATCGGCTTGACCGCCGTCTACCTGTTCCTGTTCACGGGCCAGTCGGCCTGGCTCAGCCTGCGGCGGGTGCTCGGGCTGCAAATCACGATTCTGTGGTGCGTCGCGGTCGCCGTCATCGGCGCTGCCGGGCTGTACTATCTGTCGCGCACGGGCAATTCCGGAACGGCTTCGTCGCTGGAGCTGATGTTCCGCAACGTGCTGGAGACGACGTTCGGCGTTCGTCCGCGCACGAAGGAGTTCCTCCTCGCGCATCCGCTCATGCTGCTGGGATTGTTCCTGGCGCTTCGCTACCGCGCCGCCTGGGTATTGCTAATTGTAGGTTCCATGGGCCAGCTGTCCATGGTCGACACGTTCGCGCACATCCATACGCCGATCCACATTTCCTTGATCCGCATCCTGCTGGGGCTCGGCATCGGAGTCGTCATCGGCCTGATCCTGATCGCCGTATGGCAGATCGGGGAATGGCTCGTACGGAAATTCTGGCCGCGGGAGAGAGCTGCCAATGGCTGA
- a CDS encoding phospho-sugar mutase, whose product MSVTKLAQQRYQSWLEDPTIDEATKEELRGIAGDEKEITDRFYRDLEFGTGGLRGVMGAGTNRLNAYTVGKATQGLANWLLGQTDKPSVVIAHDSRNNSPEFTLEAALVLAGNGIKTYLFPSLRPTPQLSFAVRALGASGGVVITASHNPPEYNGYKAYGPEGCQLVPHEAEQAIAAIQKVASFGEIKRMAREEAERQGLLVWLGEDADRDFIEAVAAQSLNRDLLKRGAGRDIKVIYTPLHGSGNHPVRGALKEIGIESVAVVPSQEQPDGCFSTVKSPNPEEREAFALAIKQAQEQGADIIIGTDPDADRMGAVVKNNEGEYVVLSGNQSGAIMVHYVLSQLRERGGLPANGAVIKTIVTSEMGADIAKANGAEVINTLTGFKYIGEKMTEFERTGSHTFLFGYEESYGYLTGTYARDKDAVVAAMLIAEAAAFYKQQGKTLYDVLLELYGEYGYYLEGLESRTLKGLDGVQKIGAIMDSFRSEAPTEAGGIKVSQVLDYSLGLDGLPQENVLKYILEDGSWFTLRPSGTEPKIKVYFAVRGDSLQSAEKALNALRGSVMQRVDDMA is encoded by the coding sequence ATGTCCGTAACGAAACTTGCGCAACAACGCTATCAGTCCTGGCTCGAGGATCCGACGATCGACGAGGCGACCAAAGAAGAGCTGAGGGGAATCGCGGGGGACGAAAAGGAGATTACCGACCGGTTCTATCGTGATCTCGAATTCGGCACCGGCGGTCTCCGCGGCGTCATGGGAGCCGGCACGAACCGCCTCAACGCCTATACGGTAGGCAAGGCGACGCAGGGACTGGCGAACTGGCTGCTTGGTCAGACGGACAAGCCTTCGGTCGTGATCGCGCACGATTCCCGCAACAACTCACCGGAATTCACGCTGGAGGCGGCGCTCGTCCTGGCCGGCAACGGCATCAAGACGTACTTGTTCCCTTCGCTGCGCCCGACCCCGCAGCTGAGCTTCGCGGTGCGCGCGCTGGGAGCGAGCGGCGGCGTCGTCATCACGGCCAGCCACAATCCGCCGGAGTACAACGGCTACAAGGCGTACGGCCCGGAAGGCTGCCAGCTCGTGCCGCATGAGGCCGAGCAGGCGATCGCGGCGATCCAGAAGGTGGCGAGCTTCGGCGAGATCAAGCGCATGGCCCGCGAAGAGGCGGAGCGGCAAGGGCTGCTCGTGTGGCTCGGCGAGGATGCGGACCGGGACTTCATCGAGGCCGTGGCGGCGCAGAGCCTGAACCGCGACCTGCTCAAGCGCGGCGCGGGACGCGACATCAAGGTGATCTATACGCCTCTGCACGGAAGCGGCAACCATCCGGTCCGCGGCGCGCTCAAGGAGATCGGCATCGAGTCGGTCGCCGTCGTGCCGTCGCAGGAGCAGCCGGACGGCTGCTTCAGCACGGTGAAGAGTCCGAATCCGGAGGAGCGCGAGGCGTTCGCGCTGGCGATCAAGCAGGCGCAGGAGCAAGGCGCTGACATCATCATCGGCACCGATCCTGACGCCGACCGGATGGGCGCGGTCGTGAAGAACAACGAAGGCGAATACGTCGTTCTCTCCGGCAACCAGTCCGGCGCGATCATGGTCCATTATGTGCTCAGCCAGCTGCGCGAAAGAGGCGGGCTGCCTGCGAACGGGGCCGTCATCAAGACGATCGTGACGAGCGAGATGGGCGCGGACATCGCCAAGGCCAACGGCGCAGAGGTCATCAACACGCTGACCGGCTTCAAATACATCGGCGAGAAAATGACCGAATTCGAACGGACGGGCTCGCATACGTTCCTGTTCGGCTACGAGGAAAGCTACGGGTACCTGACGGGCACCTACGCCAGGGACAAGGATGCCGTCGTGGCGGCGATGCTGATCGCCGAAGCGGCTGCCTTCTACAAGCAGCAGGGCAAGACGCTGTATGACGTGCTGCTGGAGCTGTACGGCGAGTACGGCTATTATCTGGAGGGGCTGGAGTCCCGTACGCTCAAGGGACTGGACGGCGTCCAGAAGATCGGGGCCATCATGGACAGCTTCCGTTCGGAAGCTCCGACGGAAGCCGGCGGCATCAAGGTGTCGCAGGTTCTCGATTACAGCCTCGGACTGGACGGCCTGCCGCAGGAGAACGTGCTGAAGTACATTCTTGAGGACGGCTCCTGGTTCACGCTTAGGCCATCCGGCACGGAGCCCAAGATCAAGGTTTACTTCGCGGTCCGCGGGGATTCCCTGCAGTCTGCGGAGAAAGCGCTGAACGCGCTGCGCGGCTCCGTCATGCAGCGCGTGGACGACATGGCCTGA